One genomic window of Anthonomus grandis grandis chromosome 3, icAntGran1.3, whole genome shotgun sequence includes the following:
- the LOC126733915 gene encoding acylpyruvase FAHD1, mitochondrial-like, producing the protein MNKNYFSSIKVTCKVCDMISQRTMSTAGNSLENFVKNGTKCIGVAANYKSLLKVLNKPHPKIPDFFIKPLSSYITEGEKIILPKDFIVNEEIELGIVIGQRCKNVTESKAMEYVGGYCIALDMTAISTLTPARQTGGSWTLSKAFDTACPVSKFIPKTDIADPHNVQLWCKVNGKEIQNGNTSDLLFNIPYLVSYISQYITLEPNDVIITGSPPGMGPVKKGDVIEGGIVGGVHIKFEVDEAA; encoded by the exons atgaataaaaattatttttcttctataaaaGTTACATGTAAAGTATGTGATATGATTAGTCAAAGAACCATGTCGACAGCGGGAAATTCTTTAGAAAACTTTGTAAAAAATGGTACAAAATGTATTGGAGTTGCTGCAAATTATAA GTCATTACTTAAAGTTTTAAACAAACCTCACCCTAAAATTCCAGATTTCTTCATAAAACCGCTAAGTTCATATATTACTGAGGgtgaaaaaataata ttaccAAAAGATTTTATAGTAAACGAAGAAATAGAACTGGGTATAGTTATTGGCCAAAGATGTAAAAATGTAACAGAAAGTAAGGCAATGGAATATGTAGGCGGATATTGCATAGCATTGGATATGACAGCAATAAGTACTTTG ACTCCTGCCAGACAAACTGGTGGTAGCTGGACTTTATCTAAGGCTTTTGATACTGCTTGTCCAGTTAGTAAATTCATCCCGAAAACTGACATAGCTGACCCACACAATGTGCAACTTTGGTGTAAAGTTAATggtaaagaaattcaaaatg gaaatacttctgatttactttttaatattccataCTTGGTATCATACATTTCCCAATACATTACATTGGAACCAAATGATGTCATCATAACTGGATCACCACCGGGAATGGGTCCTGTAAAAAAGGGTGATGTCATAGAAGGAGGTATTGTAGGGGGTGtacatataaaatttgaagtagATGAAGCtgcttaa
- the LOC126733916 gene encoding acylpyruvase FAHD1, mitochondrial-like, with protein MSSLENFVQYGRKVIGAGANYHSFVKYTGRSLPTEPEIFLKAPSAYITEGNKIVIPKGFTNVNEEIELGVIIGKKCKHVSEAEAMNYVGGYCTVLDMAAICQIKPNKSWAIAKAFDTACPVSKFIPKEKIPDPNNVDLWLNVNGEQWQKDNTKNLVFNVPQLISYISKYFTLEVGDLILIGTPAGVGAVKKDDVIEAGLKGIVTIKFEVDEE; from the exons ATGAGTTCCTTGGAAAATTTCGTACAATATGGCAGAAAAGTTATTGGGGCAGGTGCAAACTACCA ttCCTTCGTGAAGTATACGGGAAGATCTCTCCCTACAGaaccagaaatatttttaaaggctCCAAGTGCCTATATTACGGAGGGTAATAAAATTGTG ATTCCCAAAGGATTTACCAATGTAAATGAAGAAATCGAACTCGGAGTTATTATcggaaaaaaatgtaaacatgtATCTGAAGCAGAAGCCATGAATTACGTTGGCGGATATTGTACCGTATTGGATATGGCAGCAATATGTCAAATC AAACCGAATAAGAGTTGGGCAATTGCCAAAGCGTTCGATACTGCATGTCCGGTCAGCAAATTTattcctaaagaaaaaattcCGGATCCAAATAATGTTGACTTATGGTTAAACGTAAATGGGGAGCAATGGCAAAAAg ACAACAcaaaaaatttggtatttaacGTACCTCAACTTATATCGTacatctcaaaatattttactttggAAGTGGGTGATCTAATTTTAATTGGTACACCAGCTGGAGTTGGAGCAGTAAAGAAAGATGACGTAATTGAAGCTGGTTTAAAGGGAATTGTTACAATTAAGTTTGAAGTTGATGAAGAGTAA